The following coding sequences are from one Eucalyptus grandis isolate ANBG69807.140 chromosome 11, ASM1654582v1, whole genome shotgun sequence window:
- the LOC104427718 gene encoding uncharacterized protein LOC104427718 produces the protein MASTRKILRRSIHTFLQNYHYFTSTDLFDAAGFPPSSEFFALLNFKLSQTLSSSVLAPFALSFLLIAKSSVILSLAGTKPSVPSSLSSFLSIYRPLLATYICNLLVILSANSTAFFLLFFAFNCLGGPQPGSSNYDLLLSATGAVVYSIILAHALVICNLALVLSGMERTGGFVYDSKGMRLDQGINFNCSFSLAVPVNLALAGTEALFQFRVMRAYSMKNGPVFPVAMEGGSSPICIQYSSFSTQSSPAFSSKAVRTVPSSVAAKINATSGLNSVITTTTLELPRT, from the exons ATGGCCTCCACAAGGAAGATCCTGAGAAGATCGATCCACACTTTCCTTCAAAACTACCACTACTTCACCTCGAC AGACCTCTTCGACGCGGCCGGGTTCCCGCCTTCGTCTGAATTCTTCGCCCTGCTCAACTTCAAGCTCTCCCAAACGCTGTCCTCTTCGGTCCTCGCCCCCTTCgccctctccttcctcctcatCGCCAAGTCCTCCGTGATTCTGTCCCTCGCCGGGACGAAGCCATCCGTCCCGTCCTCGCTCTCCTCATTCCTATCGATTTATAGGCCACTCCTCGCCACTTACATCTGCAACTTGCTTGTGATCCTCTCCGCCAACTCAAccgccttcttcctcctcttcttcgcaTTCAACTGCCTTGGGGGACCTCAGCCCGGTTCCTCGAATTACGACCTCCTGCTCTCGGCAACCGGCGCAGTTGTCTACTCCATCATCTTAGCGCATGCTCTGGTGATATGCAACTTGGCACTAGTCTTATCAGGTATGGAGAGAACTGGCGGATTCGTTTACGATTCTAAAGGCATGCGCCTTGATCAGGGGATCAACTTCAACTGCTCTTTTTCCCTGGCGGTGCCCGTGAATTTGGCCCTGGCCGGCACAGAAGCATTGTTTCAATTCCGGGTCATGAGGGCTTACAGCATGAAGAACGGGCCAGTATTTCCAGTGGCCATGGAAGGTGGCTCATCGCCTATTTGTATTCAATACTCATCGTTCTCGACACAATCCTCACCTGCATTTTCTTCAAAAGCTGTAAGAACAGTTCCATCATCCGTGGCAGCGAAGATCAACGCTACTTCCGGATTGAATTCGGTGATTACGACGACAACATTAGAACTCCCGAGAACCTGA